One Streptomyces sp. NBC_00554 DNA segment encodes these proteins:
- a CDS encoding universal stress protein — MRVIVWLVEGTWPACVDAVHRHAPHATDVVLLYVDEPGVPGLAHGAFAGLLGRAHSEHDPGDRLEDLGTSSAQRLLDAAAERLARPCTRLERTGRAEREVVAAAEGADLLVLARDGDRSRLGPHSLGPAGRFVVDHVPCPVLLVWPETAPDVTTLPGVAP; from the coding sequence ATGCGGGTGATCGTCTGGCTCGTCGAGGGAACCTGGCCCGCGTGCGTGGACGCCGTACACCGTCACGCGCCCCACGCGACGGATGTGGTCCTGCTGTACGTCGACGAGCCCGGCGTCCCCGGCCTTGCACACGGCGCCTTCGCCGGACTGCTCGGCCGCGCCCACTCCGAGCACGACCCCGGCGACCGCCTCGAGGACCTCGGCACCTCCTCGGCGCAGCGGCTCCTCGACGCGGCGGCCGAGCGGCTGGCCCGCCCCTGCACGCGGCTCGAGCGCACCGGGCGCGCCGAGCGGGAGGTGGTCGCCGCCGCCGAGGGCGCCGACCTGCTCGTGCTGGCCCGGGACGGCGACCGCTCCCGCCTCGGCCCGCACAGCCTGGGACCGGCGGGCCGTTTCGTCGTCGACCACGTCCCCTGCCCTGTGCTGCTGGTCTGGCCGGAAACGGCACCGGACGTCACGACCCTGCCTGGCGTCGCGCCCTAA
- a CDS encoding phytanoyl-CoA dioxygenase family protein: MTVTDMSALHDRFESDGFAVVPGLFTGAEIEALCAEFTALHAARPVPGHFEPRATEADGTADPLHAYPRVLHPHRINALSLRRLLDPRLRDIMETLLGEEVLAAQSMFYFKPPGARGQALHQDNFYLRVEPGTCVAAWIACDVIDRENGGLEVVPGTHRMDLFCPEEADAELSFVRDYVPPPPGLASVPVDMAPGDVLFFNGSLVHGSGPNRSTVRFRRSFIGHYVGRSTERIGGFYRTLTMSGAPVALPESEGAGPCGTEFAAPAPH, from the coding sequence ATGACAGTCACGGACATGAGCGCGCTGCACGACCGGTTCGAGAGCGACGGCTTCGCGGTGGTGCCCGGGTTGTTCACCGGCGCCGAAATCGAGGCGCTGTGCGCGGAGTTCACGGCGCTGCACGCCGCGCGCCCGGTGCCGGGACACTTCGAACCCCGTGCCACCGAGGCCGACGGTACGGCCGATCCGCTGCACGCCTATCCCCGGGTCCTGCACCCGCACCGCATCAACGCGCTCTCCCTGCGCCGCCTGCTCGACCCGCGCCTGCGGGACATCATGGAAACGCTGCTGGGCGAGGAAGTCCTCGCCGCGCAGAGCATGTTCTACTTCAAGCCGCCCGGTGCCCGCGGTCAGGCGCTGCACCAGGACAACTTCTATCTGCGGGTCGAGCCCGGCACCTGTGTGGCCGCCTGGATCGCCTGCGATGTGATCGACCGCGAGAACGGCGGCCTGGAGGTCGTACCGGGCACGCACCGCATGGACCTGTTCTGCCCGGAGGAGGCGGACGCGGAACTGTCCTTCGTACGCGACTATGTGCCCCCGCCGCCCGGTCTTGCCTCCGTCCCCGTCGACATGGCGCCGGGTGACGTGCTGTTCTTCAACGGCAGCCTGGTGCACGGCTCCGGGCCCAACCGCAGCACCGTCCGCTTCCGCCGTTCGTTCATCGGCCACTATGTCGGCCGCTCCACCGAGCGGATCGGCGGTTTCTACCGGACGCTGACGATGAGCGGGGCACCCGTCGCCCTGCCCGAGAGCGAGGGCGCGGGACCCTGCGGTACGGAGTTCGCCGCGCCGGCTCCCCACTGA
- a CDS encoding endo alpha-1,4 polygalactosaminidase, with protein sequence MSVKRVARVGGLGTVAVLAALSMLVGCGSDEGEGADAAPRPSGTTSTPRPTTPTPTPTVSSTGSATSTAIELPPLHAGFDYQIGGAYPPPSGVQIVSRDRSESPAPGLYNICYVNAFQVQPGEEKQWPADLLLRDAQGELVVDGDWDEVLLDIRTPAKRKRVAARVDQWIDGCADKGFDAVEPDNYDSYTRSQDLLTADDATAFITLLSAHAHTRDLAIAQKNTVELAGLRAKTGLDFAVAEECGEYDECGAYAKAFDDRVVVIEYTDSGLRKARSGFGDRLSIVRRDVMVSTPGDEEYVRKTR encoded by the coding sequence ATGTCCGTCAAGCGTGTTGCCCGCGTCGGTGGTCTGGGGACGGTCGCTGTCCTGGCTGCCCTGTCGATGCTCGTGGGCTGCGGTTCCGACGAAGGCGAGGGCGCGGATGCCGCGCCGCGACCGTCGGGGACGACTTCGACCCCGAGGCCGACAACTCCCACCCCGACCCCGACCGTCTCCTCGACCGGGTCGGCCACCTCGACAGCCATCGAACTCCCGCCGCTGCACGCGGGGTTCGACTACCAGATCGGCGGCGCCTATCCCCCGCCGTCCGGTGTACAGATCGTCAGCCGCGACCGCTCCGAGTCCCCGGCGCCCGGCCTCTACAACATCTGCTACGTCAACGCTTTCCAGGTCCAGCCGGGCGAGGAGAAGCAGTGGCCCGCCGACCTGCTGCTGCGCGACGCGCAGGGCGAGCTCGTCGTCGACGGCGACTGGGACGAGGTGCTGCTCGACATCCGCACACCGGCCAAGCGCAAGCGCGTTGCCGCGCGGGTCGACCAGTGGATCGACGGCTGCGCCGACAAGGGCTTCGACGCGGTCGAGCCGGACAACTACGACAGCTACACCCGCTCCCAAGACCTGCTGACCGCTGACGACGCCACCGCGTTCATCACCCTGCTCTCGGCCCACGCGCATACGCGCGATCTCGCCATCGCACAGAAGAACACTGTGGAGTTGGCGGGACTCAGGGCCAAGACCGGGCTCGACTTCGCGGTGGCGGAAGAGTGTGGCGAGTACGACGAGTGCGGGGCGTACGCGAAGGCCTTCGACGACCGGGTGGTCGTGATCGAGTACACCGACAGCGGTCTGCGCAAGGCCCGTTCGGGGTTCGGTGACCGGCTGAGCATCGTGCGCCGGGATGTGATGGTGTCGACGCCCGGAGACGAGGAGTACGTCCGCAAGACCCGCTGA
- a CDS encoding ArnT family glycosyltransferase — protein MGRQEEHLSENSGRPPRRFHVPRRWLFVLAAVALLAQMAFAMVTTAVRQTPTIDEPVYVGTAVVYVQQHSLRYNPEHPPLGKLIIGSGLVFAHPHLDADFKGDQTALGKRLLYESGNDPWRLMLWARLPVIALTLLFGLVVLSFARELVGRAGGLVALALYALSPDIITHGSLATLDVPACGFLLTSVWLLWRARRRPLLYLPLAGAALGAAIATKMSVLAAVPLLLLLAVVSVWRVPDLGTAAKVRRGVAAASGVALVALAVVWATYLVVDPQLRWTAPGDLPVIRGTRGLLVDWLPFPQPFRDGMRIQFNYEYQEWGGFLFGRHYHGALWYYLPTALLVKTPLGMLVLWSAGAVAMFAVRRLRPAAPYVLIPPALLLAVAMGGSRDLGVRYALFVPMFLAVAVAAVVAVRQRWAYVVTAALVLFVAVSSLRTYPYYLPYSNEAFGGPSKTHLRLHDSNVDWGQDLGRLADRLDERYPHEQVWLVYKGAGVPSYYGIEAADPREVPPDDVHGLLVVSDSSIATAEGRLAALLEGSTPVDEVGHSITIFRRP, from the coding sequence ATGGGCAGGCAGGAGGAACACCTGTCGGAGAACAGCGGGAGGCCGCCGAGACGTTTCCACGTGCCCCGGCGGTGGCTGTTCGTGCTCGCTGCGGTCGCACTGCTGGCCCAGATGGCGTTCGCGATGGTCACGACGGCCGTGCGGCAGACGCCGACCATCGACGAACCCGTGTACGTGGGCACGGCGGTGGTCTACGTCCAGCAGCACAGCCTGCGTTACAACCCGGAACATCCGCCGCTGGGCAAACTGATCATCGGTAGCGGGCTGGTGTTCGCCCACCCGCACCTGGACGCCGACTTCAAGGGTGATCAGACGGCCCTGGGAAAGCGTCTGCTGTACGAGTCGGGCAACGACCCCTGGCGGCTGATGCTGTGGGCACGACTGCCGGTGATCGCGCTGACGCTGCTGTTCGGTCTGGTCGTCCTGTCGTTCGCCCGTGAACTCGTGGGCCGTGCGGGCGGGTTGGTGGCACTCGCCCTGTACGCCCTCTCGCCCGACATCATCACGCACGGTTCGCTCGCCACCCTCGACGTGCCGGCCTGCGGATTTCTCCTGACGTCGGTGTGGCTGCTGTGGCGGGCGCGTCGGCGTCCACTGCTGTATCTCCCGCTCGCCGGGGCGGCGCTCGGCGCGGCGATCGCCACGAAGATGAGCGTGCTGGCCGCCGTTCCGTTGCTGCTGCTCCTGGCTGTCGTGTCCGTCTGGCGGGTGCCTGACCTCGGCACGGCCGCGAAGGTGCGTCGAGGCGTGGCTGCGGCGTCCGGTGTGGCCCTTGTGGCCCTGGCCGTGGTGTGGGCCACGTACCTCGTCGTCGATCCGCAGCTGCGCTGGACGGCTCCCGGGGACCTGCCGGTCATCCGTGGAACGCGTGGGCTCCTCGTCGACTGGCTGCCCTTCCCGCAGCCGTTCCGGGACGGCATGCGCATCCAGTTCAACTACGAGTACCAGGAGTGGGGCGGCTTCCTGTTCGGCCGTCACTATCACGGTGCGCTCTGGTACTACTTGCCGACCGCGCTGCTGGTGAAGACTCCGCTCGGCATGCTGGTGCTCTGGTCGGCCGGTGCGGTGGCGATGTTCGCCGTTCGCCGGCTGCGGCCCGCGGCCCCGTACGTGCTGATCCCGCCGGCGCTGCTGCTGGCCGTGGCGATGGGCGGCTCCCGCGACCTCGGCGTCCGCTACGCCCTCTTCGTTCCGATGTTCCTCGCGGTGGCGGTGGCAGCGGTCGTCGCGGTCCGGCAGCGCTGGGCCTACGTCGTCACGGCGGCCCTGGTCCTGTTCGTGGCCGTCAGCTCGCTGCGCACGTACCCGTACTACCTGCCCTACTCGAACGAGGCGTTCGGCGGACCGTCGAAGACCCATCTGCGGCTGCACGACTCGAACGTGGACTGGGGCCAGGACCTGGGCCGGCTGGCCGACCGTCTGGACGAGCGTTACCCGCACGAGCAGGTCTGGCTCGTCTACAAGGGCGCGGGGGTGCCCTCGTACTACGGCATCGAGGCGGCCGACCCGCGCGAGGTGCCGCCGGACGACGTGCACGGTCTGCTCGTCGTGTCGGACTCCTCAATCGCCACGGCCGAGGGACGGCTGGCCGCGCTGCTCGAGGGCAGCACACCGGTCGACGAGGTCGGTCACTCCATCACGATCTTCCGCAGGCCGTAG
- a CDS encoding nuclear transport factor 2 family protein — MADRPPLPPFTRETAAQKVQAAEDAWNTRDPHKVSLAYSEDSVWRNRDTFVTGRAEIVELLTAKWAHELEYALRKDLWAFDGNRIAVRFQYECRDAEGQWWRSYGNELWEFDEHGLMTRREASINDVRIEEKERRILGPRPEAERGDTFPLH, encoded by the coding sequence ATGGCCGACCGCCCGCCCCTCCCGCCGTTCACCCGTGAGACCGCCGCCCAGAAGGTCCAGGCCGCCGAGGACGCCTGGAACACCCGCGATCCCCACAAGGTCTCGCTCGCCTACTCCGAGGACTCCGTCTGGCGCAACCGCGACACCTTCGTGACGGGCCGCGCCGAGATCGTCGAACTCCTGACGGCCAAGTGGGCGCACGAGCTGGAGTACGCCCTGCGCAAGGACCTCTGGGCCTTCGACGGCAACCGAATCGCCGTCCGGTTCCAGTACGAGTGCCGCGACGCCGAAGGCCAGTGGTGGCGCAGTTACGGCAATGAGCTGTGGGAGTTCGACGAGCACGGCCTGATGACCCGGCGCGAGGCGAGCATCAACGACGTACGGATCGAGGAGAAGGAACGCCGGATCCTAGGCCCGCGCCCCGAGGCCGAACGTGGGGACACCTTCCCGCTTCACTAG
- a CDS encoding TetR/AcrR family transcriptional regulator yields MDSTAARGQAPDPSREQALNLAREQALDAAEELFYGRGIQTVGMDDIRGASGVSLKRLYQLFPAKEQLVEAYLERRDIRWRQRLAEHVDRQREPERRVLAVFDWLGLWFAEPGFRGCAWINSYGELGATSPRVTAQVHAHKQAFKSYLGGLVTDAGLPAALTGQLYLLAEGAMVTAGITGSADPAGQASAAARLLVEAQHREN; encoded by the coding sequence ATGGACAGCACAGCCGCCCGCGGCCAGGCACCGGACCCCTCCCGCGAACAGGCGCTGAACCTCGCCCGCGAGCAGGCGCTGGACGCCGCCGAGGAGTTGTTCTACGGCCGCGGCATCCAGACCGTCGGCATGGATGACATCCGCGGCGCTTCGGGGGTCTCCCTCAAGCGCCTCTACCAACTGTTCCCCGCCAAGGAGCAGCTGGTGGAGGCGTACTTGGAGCGGCGTGACATCCGCTGGCGGCAGCGGCTGGCGGAGCACGTCGACCGGCAGCGGGAGCCCGAGCGGCGCGTCCTCGCGGTGTTCGACTGGCTGGGGCTGTGGTTCGCGGAGCCCGGCTTCCGCGGGTGCGCCTGGATCAACTCCTACGGTGAACTCGGCGCCACCTCGCCGCGCGTCACCGCCCAAGTCCACGCCCACAAACAAGCGTTCAAGAGCTACCTGGGCGGCCTGGTGACCGACGCGGGACTCCCCGCCGCACTCACCGGCCAGCTGTACCTGCTCGCCGAGGGAGCCATGGTCACCGCGGGCATCACGGGGAGCGCGGATCCGGCCGGGCAGGCGAGTGCGGCGGCGCGGCTGCTGGTGGAGGCGCAGCACCGGGAGAACTAG
- a CDS encoding ferredoxin, whose product MSNDISIDKDACIGAGQCALAAPSVFTQDDDGFSELLPGREAGAGDPMLREAARACPVGAITVSGA is encoded by the coding sequence ATGAGCAACGACATCTCCATCGACAAGGACGCCTGCATCGGCGCCGGGCAGTGCGCACTCGCCGCCCCGAGCGTTTTCACGCAGGACGACGACGGTTTCAGCGAGCTCCTGCCGGGCCGCGAGGCCGGCGCGGGCGACCCGATGCTGCGAGAGGCGGCCCGGGCCTGCCCGGTCGGCGCGATCACGGTGTCCGGCGCCTGA
- a CDS encoding nitroreductase family deazaflavin-dependent oxidoreductase: protein MPLEGEYEPSPTKWVRDQVELYESSGGTKGTTLMETGLPVIILTTLGAKSGKIRKTPLMRVEHEGRYAAVASLGGAPKHPVWYHNVKSDPRLELQDGAARREFTAREVTGEEKALWWERAVAAYPPYADYQKKTEREIPVFVLEPTD, encoded by the coding sequence ATGCCTCTTGAGGGCGAGTACGAACCCAGCCCGACGAAATGGGTACGCGACCAGGTGGAGCTGTACGAGAGTTCCGGTGGCACCAAGGGGACGACACTGATGGAAACGGGGCTGCCCGTCATCATTCTCACCACCCTCGGCGCCAAGAGCGGCAAGATCCGCAAGACCCCGCTGATGCGCGTCGAGCACGAGGGACGCTACGCGGCGGTCGCCTCACTGGGCGGTGCCCCCAAGCACCCGGTCTGGTACCACAACGTCAAGTCCGATCCCCGCCTGGAGCTGCAGGACGGCGCCGCGCGCCGGGAGTTCACGGCCCGTGAGGTCACCGGCGAGGAGAAGGCCCTGTGGTGGGAGCGCGCGGTCGCGGCGTATCCCCCGTACGCCGACTACCAGAAGAAGACCGAGCGGGAGATCCCGGTCTTCGTGCTGGAGCCGACCGACTGA
- a CDS encoding VOC family protein yields the protein MTLVTAGVVVLDCAEPEKLAAFYKELLEAEETDTNANRVEIRGTDGIRMAFRRDVSATPPSWPRPENSFQVHLDFHVEDLDEAERRIIGLGGRALETKDPSGPFEERGYSDPAGHSFTLRYAAATAPKQD from the coding sequence ATGACACTGGTCACGGCAGGCGTTGTGGTGCTGGACTGCGCCGAGCCCGAGAAGCTCGCCGCCTTCTACAAAGAGCTGCTGGAAGCCGAGGAGACCGACACGAACGCGAACCGTGTGGAGATCAGGGGCACCGACGGCATCCGGATGGCGTTCCGCCGGGATGTGTCGGCGACGCCGCCGAGCTGGCCGCGTCCCGAGAACTCCTTCCAGGTGCACCTGGACTTCCACGTGGAGGACCTCGACGAGGCGGAGCGCAGGATCATCGGCCTCGGCGGGCGCGCCCTCGAAACGAAGGACCCGTCCGGGCCTTTCGAGGAACGGGGTTACTCGGACCCGGCCGGCCACTCCTTCACGTTGCGCTACGCGGCGGCGACCGCGCCGAAGCAGGACTGA
- a CDS encoding pyridoxamine 5'-phosphate oxidase family protein has translation MTNPPARTPKQRKQDTLNRLEHDEDTWVATADGDGGTPYLVPLSFLWDGETLLLATPAESPTGRNLRATGKVRLGIGPTRDVVMIEGTVRSLEPVELADGVGDAFAFKTGFDPRQLTTAYLYFSVTPQRVQAWREANEIAGRDLMRDGEWLVAD, from the coding sequence ATGACGAACCCGCCCGCCCGCACCCCGAAGCAACGCAAGCAGGACACGCTCAACCGGCTGGAGCACGACGAGGACACCTGGGTGGCCACGGCCGACGGCGACGGGGGAACGCCGTACTTGGTCCCCCTGTCCTTCCTCTGGGACGGCGAGACCTTGCTGCTGGCCACGCCCGCTGAAAGTCCGACGGGACGCAACCTGCGGGCGACCGGCAAGGTGCGTCTGGGCATCGGCCCGACCCGCGACGTGGTCATGATCGAGGGCACGGTGCGGTCGCTGGAACCCGTCGAGCTGGCGGACGGGGTCGGCGACGCCTTCGCCTTCAAGACCGGTTTCGACCCGCGCCAACTCACCACTGCCTACCTCTACTTCAGCGTCACGCCGCAGCGCGTACAGGCCTGGCGCGAGGCCAACGAGATCGCCGGACGCGATCTCATGCGGGACGGCGAATGGCTCGTGGCCGACTGA
- a CDS encoding TetR/AcrR family transcriptional regulator produces MNDRVVPPAARRRRRPTKTGVVLSEELIVETALRLLKEHGADALTVRRLGLALGADPSALYRYFHDTDDLLLAIADELIGRTLRTWHPTGDWRADLRDLGMRVHSGSLAHPQAAVLSSYRVTGRIHEIQAVETIIGVLRGAGFPDPEAVRIYHAFVDQALAFAALDAASVALPRAAREAEAGVWRATYARLPADTHPHIAATARHLVADMRRSAYPVALDMLLTAAAARLGEITAAGDARPSQ; encoded by the coding sequence ATGAACGACCGAGTCGTCCCGCCCGCCGCCCGAAGGCGCCGGCGCCCCACCAAGACGGGTGTCGTGCTCTCCGAGGAGCTGATCGTCGAGACGGCGCTGAGGCTGCTCAAGGAGCATGGCGCCGACGCCCTCACGGTCCGCCGGCTCGGCCTCGCCCTGGGCGCCGACCCCAGTGCCCTGTACCGGTACTTCCACGACACCGACGACCTGCTCCTCGCCATCGCCGACGAGCTCATCGGCCGTACGCTGCGCACCTGGCACCCCACCGGCGACTGGCGCGCCGACCTCCGCGACCTCGGCATGCGGGTGCACTCGGGGTCCCTGGCGCATCCCCAGGCCGCCGTGCTGAGCTCCTACCGCGTCACGGGCCGGATCCACGAGATCCAGGCCGTCGAGACGATCATCGGCGTCCTGCGCGGCGCGGGCTTCCCCGACCCCGAGGCCGTCCGGATCTACCACGCCTTCGTCGACCAGGCCCTGGCCTTCGCGGCCCTCGACGCGGCGAGCGTGGCCCTCCCGCGGGCCGCGCGCGAGGCGGAGGCCGGCGTGTGGCGGGCGACGTACGCACGGCTGCCCGCCGACACACACCCGCACATCGCCGCCACGGCCCGCCATCTGGTCGCCGACATGCGGCGCAGCGCCTACCCGGTGGCGCTCGACATGCTGCTGACCGCGGCGGCGGCCCGACTGGGAGAGATCACCGCGGCGGGGGATGCCCGCCCGTCACAATGA
- a CDS encoding APC family permease, with the protein MTEKPYGVDPPTLRKSLGVVDGVAIAASSTAATTSIGIGLGVTAGVVGLHLPAIMLLAFLPILGIAGAYTRLNRVEPNAGNGYVWVGRSLNPWLGFLVGWVSIVATVAFLAYTTAVTGSAMLQLAGQAGVHEVAGLALDPGSTAQTTAVGIGVLVAVTFTAVTGIRTATRLQSGLLVFEYVVLLGFCGYGIVTGPHPFSLSWFDPFAIPSATALAQGLLLSVFCYWGFEAAFTVNEEVRDPRDASRAGIITLVTMLGLFMLGSLAFQRVLSEEELAGHGAEGLAFFGERLASQPLAALPLVALMFSAVASLQAGVIPTARGMFAMSRDRTLGPVWSKVSSRYGTPAAGTLLIGALATGVAALALVIPRLADMIMATVNAVGIVVALSYALTALAAAVRFRGLLREDWRQGIRAVVLPSLSAAALLGLGGYLAHSFYTSTDHLEVSADNGWFLLLAPTVMIASGFVAAAWAKWVRKSPYFRTGRGTDADAPQLLATTSR; encoded by the coding sequence ATGACGGAGAAGCCGTACGGTGTGGACCCCCCGACCCTGCGCAAGTCCCTCGGCGTCGTGGACGGCGTCGCCATCGCCGCGTCCAGCACGGCGGCGACCACGAGCATCGGCATCGGTCTCGGGGTGACCGCCGGGGTCGTCGGGCTGCATCTGCCCGCCATCATGCTGCTGGCGTTCCTGCCCATCCTCGGGATCGCGGGCGCCTACACCCGGCTGAACCGCGTCGAGCCGAACGCGGGCAACGGCTATGTGTGGGTGGGCCGTTCGCTCAATCCCTGGCTCGGTTTCCTGGTCGGCTGGGTGAGCATCGTGGCCACGGTGGCGTTCCTCGCGTACACCACGGCCGTGACCGGCTCGGCGATGCTCCAACTGGCCGGGCAGGCAGGCGTGCATGAGGTGGCGGGGCTCGCGCTCGACCCGGGCTCCACGGCCCAGACCACCGCGGTGGGCATCGGGGTCCTCGTCGCGGTCACGTTCACCGCGGTCACCGGGATCAGGACCGCCACGCGGCTGCAGAGCGGGCTGCTCGTCTTCGAGTACGTCGTCCTCCTCGGCTTCTGCGGATACGGCATCGTCACCGGACCGCACCCCTTCAGCCTGAGCTGGTTCGACCCGTTCGCGATCCCCTCGGCGACGGCCCTGGCGCAGGGACTGCTGCTGTCGGTGTTCTGTTACTGGGGCTTCGAGGCGGCGTTCACGGTGAACGAGGAGGTGCGCGATCCCCGGGACGCGTCACGCGCCGGGATCATCACGCTGGTGACCATGCTGGGGCTGTTCATGCTCGGCTCGCTCGCCTTCCAACGCGTGCTGTCGGAAGAGGAGTTGGCGGGGCACGGCGCCGAGGGGCTGGCGTTCTTCGGCGAGCGGCTCGCCTCGCAGCCGCTGGCCGCGCTGCCGCTGGTGGCCCTGATGTTCTCAGCCGTCGCCTCGCTCCAGGCCGGGGTGATCCCCACGGCCCGCGGGATGTTCGCGATGAGCCGGGACCGTACGCTCGGGCCCGTGTGGTCCAAGGTGAGCTCCCGGTACGGGACTCCGGCGGCCGGGACACTGCTGATCGGTGCGCTGGCGACGGGCGTGGCCGCGCTCGCGCTGGTGATACCCCGGCTCGCCGACATGATCATGGCGACGGTCAACGCGGTCGGGATCGTCGTCGCCCTCTCGTACGCGCTCACCGCTCTCGCGGCCGCCGTGCGCTTCCGCGGGCTGCTGCGCGAGGACTGGCGGCAAGGGATCCGGGCGGTGGTGCTGCCCTCTCTCAGTGCCGCGGCGCTGCTCGGGCTCGGCGGCTACCTCGCCCACTCCTTCTACACCTCCACCGACCACCTCGAAGTCAGCGCGGACAACGGCTGGTTCCTGCTGCTCGCCCCCACGGTGATGATCGCCTCCGGTTTCGTGGCCGCCGCGTGGGCGAAGTGGGTGCGCAAGTCCCCGTACTTCCGCACCGGCCGGGGCACCGACGCCGACGCGCCCCAACTGCTGGCGACCACCTCACGCTGA
- a CDS encoding amidohydrolase: protein MHADLLFTGGPVLTPDGPATTSVAVTGDRITAVGHAEAHELIGPRTEVVDLAGRLLLPGFQDAHIHPVPAGLELSQCDLTGAKTAKDTLAAVRAYADAHPGREWITGGGWSMEAFEGGTPTKELLDTVVPDRPVYLPNRDHHGAWVNSRALELAGVTRETPDPADGRFERDASGEPTGMLQEGAMQYVGRLTPPATAADRLAALLYAQRHLHALGITAWQDALVGDFLGMDDPSEAYLTAAREGSLTARVVGALWWDRERGAEQIPELVEKRAALSHGRFRATSVKLMLDGVAETGTAALLDPYLDKCGCATANRGTSFIDRGQLPAYVSELDALGFQCHFHALGDRAVRDALDAVEAARKANGSSDTRPHLAHLQVVHPDDVPRFARLGATANIQPLWAAHEPQMDELTIPFLGPERAAWQYPFGALLRSGARLAAGSDWPVSSPDPLQGIHVAVNRVAPEEQGPVFLPAERIGLTAALTAYTAGSAYANHLDGTGSVRVGALADLAVLDRDPFAGPPEAIAETKVALTYVGGERVYAAPDA, encoded by the coding sequence ATGCACGCTGACCTCCTCTTCACCGGTGGCCCCGTCCTCACCCCCGACGGGCCGGCCACGACTTCCGTCGCCGTCACCGGCGACCGGATCACCGCCGTCGGACACGCCGAGGCGCACGAGCTGATCGGCCCGAGGACCGAAGTGGTCGACCTCGCCGGACGGCTGCTCCTGCCCGGGTTCCAGGACGCGCACATCCACCCGGTCCCGGCGGGCCTGGAGCTCTCCCAGTGCGACCTGACCGGGGCGAAGACGGCCAAGGACACCCTCGCCGCCGTCCGCGCGTACGCCGACGCGCATCCCGGGCGGGAGTGGATCACGGGCGGCGGCTGGTCCATGGAGGCCTTCGAGGGCGGTACGCCGACGAAGGAGCTGCTGGACACGGTCGTACCGGACCGGCCGGTGTATCTGCCCAACCGCGACCACCATGGCGCCTGGGTGAACAGCCGCGCGCTGGAACTCGCCGGTGTCACCCGGGAGACGCCCGATCCGGCCGACGGCCGTTTCGAGCGGGACGCGTCGGGCGAGCCCACCGGGATGCTTCAGGAGGGGGCCATGCAGTACGTCGGCCGGCTCACGCCCCCGGCCACCGCGGCGGACCGGCTGGCCGCCCTGCTGTACGCCCAGCGGCATCTGCACGCGCTCGGCATCACGGCCTGGCAGGACGCGCTGGTCGGCGACTTCCTCGGGATGGACGATCCGTCCGAGGCCTATCTGACGGCGGCCCGCGAGGGTTCGCTGACCGCGCGGGTCGTCGGCGCGCTGTGGTGGGACCGTGAGCGCGGGGCGGAGCAGATTCCCGAACTCGTCGAGAAACGAGCGGCGTTGAGCCACGGGCGGTTCCGCGCCACCAGCGTCAAGCTCATGCTGGACGGGGTCGCCGAGACCGGCACGGCCGCGCTGCTCGACCCCTATCTCGACAAGTGCGGCTGCGCCACGGCCAATCGGGGCACCAGCTTCATCGACCGGGGGCAACTTCCCGCGTATGTGAGCGAGTTGGACGCGCTCGGCTTCCAGTGCCATTTCCACGCGCTGGGCGACCGGGCCGTACGCGACGCCCTGGACGCCGTGGAGGCGGCGCGGAAGGCGAACGGGTCGAGCGACACGCGTCCCCACCTGGCCCATCTCCAGGTCGTGCACCCCGACGACGTACCCCGTTTCGCCCGCCTCGGCGCCACGGCCAACATCCAGCCGCTGTGGGCCGCGCACGAGCCGCAGATGGACGAGCTGACCATCCCCTTCCTCGGGCCCGAACGAGCCGCCTGGCAGTACCCGTTCGGGGCGCTCCTGCGGTCCGGGGCGAGGCTCGCGGCGGGCAGCGACTGGCCGGTCAGCAGCCCCGACCCGCTCCAGGGCATCCATGTCGCCGTGAACCGCGTAGCCCCGGAGGAGCAGGGCCCGGTGTTCCTGCCCGCCGAGCGCATCGGTCTCACGGCCGCGCTGACGGCGTACACCGCGGGATCGGCGTACGCGAACCACCTCGACGGGACCGGGAGCGTACGGGTGGGAGCGCTGGCGGATCTGGCCGTCCTCGACCGCGATCCGTTCGCCGGGCCGCCGGAGGCGATCGCGGAGACGAAGGTCGCGCTGACCTACGTGGGAGGCGAGCGCGTGTACGCGGCACCCGACGCGTGA